Proteins encoded in a region of the Scrofimicrobium sp. R131 genome:
- a CDS encoding amidohydrolase family protein: MKPVTGWVYWRGQEAKYPSWQFGQLEADPKGGLKFTAEADRPGEHPRQWIIPGLVDAHNHLQIGGDGPVSEEVALDRAIQELSSGVLALRDLGNPHESPAHHLARAPRLVTAGRHLARPKRYLPGLALEVEDQADLPAAVAQQVQAGNPWVKLVGDWIDRSRGSEADLDPLWDRAVLIDAVQTAHELGARVAVHVFGRSALDDLFEAGVDSIEHGTGMTWEHCQEAAARGITVTPTLGQVELFPQFAGAATRYPNYAQTMINLYQNWRTWWANLVEARVQLLPGSDAGGYQPHGQLFRELYRWEGAGLDATTIIDYATWQARDFLGFDSLSTGAPADFLVLRDDPMVELTVLGEPLRIVFDGQDV, encoded by the coding sequence ATGAAACCGGTAACCGGCTGGGTCTACTGGCGCGGTCAGGAGGCCAAGTATCCTTCGTGGCAGTTCGGCCAGTTAGAGGCGGATCCCAAAGGCGGCCTAAAGTTCACGGCTGAAGCTGACCGACCTGGTGAGCATCCCCGCCAGTGGATCATCCCCGGGCTGGTGGATGCGCACAACCACCTGCAGATCGGTGGGGACGGCCCGGTTAGCGAGGAAGTCGCGCTGGACCGCGCCATTCAAGAGCTGTCTTCCGGGGTCCTGGCTCTTCGGGACCTGGGAAACCCACACGAATCCCCGGCCCATCACCTGGCTCGGGCCCCGCGGCTGGTCACGGCCGGGCGCCACCTGGCTCGACCCAAACGCTACCTGCCCGGACTGGCACTCGAAGTTGAGGACCAGGCGGACCTGCCCGCCGCCGTCGCGCAGCAGGTGCAGGCGGGAAACCCCTGGGTGAAACTGGTGGGCGACTGGATTGACCGCTCCCGCGGGTCCGAGGCGGACCTGGACCCACTGTGGGACCGGGCGGTGCTGATCGACGCGGTCCAAACCGCCCACGAGCTGGGGGCGCGGGTGGCCGTTCACGTCTTTGGCCGGAGCGCACTCGACGACCTGTTCGAGGCGGGGGTGGACTCAATTGAGCACGGCACCGGCATGACCTGGGAGCACTGCCAGGAAGCTGCCGCTCGCGGCATCACCGTCACGCCCACGCTCGGCCAGGTGGAGCTGTTCCCCCAGTTTGCGGGGGCGGCCACCCGCTACCCGAACTACGCCCAGACCATGATCAACCTCTACCAAAACTGGCGCACCTGGTGGGCCAACCTGGTGGAGGCGCGGGTGCAACTGCTCCCCGGCTCCGACGCGGGCGGATACCAGCCGCACGGCCAGCTGTTCCGGGAACTGTACCGGTGGGAGGGCGCCGGACTGGACGCCACCACGATCATTGACTATGCCACCTGGCAGGCCCGCGACTTCCTCGGCTTCGACTCGCTGTCCACCGGAGCCCCGGCGGACTTCCTGGTTCTGCGCGACGACCCGATGGTGGAACTGACCGTGCTGGGGGAGCCGCTGCGGATCGTCTTCGACGGTCAGGACGTGTAG
- the dusB gene encoding tRNA dihydrouridine synthase DusB, which yields MGPLNLWSPVILAPMAGVTDLPFRRLCREFGERPLDPGQLSTAEAGKDAPAGLYVMEMVTARALVEGNRETWRMLEPDPDERVRSVQLYGTNPATMAEAARLLVDRHLADHLDMNFGCPVPKVTKRGGGAALPWKLDLYRDIVTGVVREADRRGIPVTVKMRIGIDDDHVTVFEAARIAQAAGVVAVGLHARTQEQYYSGHARWEWIARLKEQLKVPVLGNGDIFSAQDAREMMAQTGCDAVVIGRGCQGRPWLFEEIVADLWDRPAPTPPNLGQVCRVIERHADLMVQTLGEELRAMREMRKHLGWYLRGFSVGGATRQQLGLVSTRAELSTILATLNAEEPFPEVAAGPRGRAGKAKRPHLPDGWLSTRTVSEQEKALLHLAEADGGSGG from the coding sequence CTGGGGCCGCTGAACCTGTGGTCGCCGGTTATCCTCGCCCCGATGGCGGGGGTAACCGACCTGCCGTTCCGGCGCCTGTGCCGCGAGTTTGGGGAGCGGCCCCTGGACCCCGGCCAGCTGTCCACGGCCGAGGCCGGAAAGGATGCCCCCGCGGGCCTCTACGTGATGGAGATGGTCACCGCTCGGGCGCTGGTTGAGGGGAACCGGGAAACGTGGCGGATGTTGGAGCCGGACCCGGACGAGCGGGTGCGCTCGGTTCAGCTGTACGGCACCAACCCCGCCACCATGGCCGAGGCGGCCCGGCTGCTCGTTGACCGGCACCTGGCCGATCACCTGGACATGAATTTCGGGTGCCCGGTCCCCAAAGTGACCAAACGCGGCGGGGGCGCTGCCCTGCCGTGGAAACTGGACCTGTACCGCGATATTGTCACCGGGGTGGTCCGGGAAGCCGACCGCCGCGGCATTCCCGTCACGGTGAAAATGCGGATCGGCATCGACGATGACCACGTGACCGTGTTCGAGGCTGCCCGGATTGCTCAGGCGGCCGGGGTGGTGGCCGTGGGCCTGCACGCCCGGACACAGGAGCAGTACTATTCGGGTCACGCCCGGTGGGAATGGATCGCCCGGTTGAAGGAACAGCTGAAGGTTCCGGTCCTGGGAAACGGTGACATCTTCAGTGCCCAGGACGCCCGCGAGATGATGGCCCAAACCGGGTGCGACGCGGTCGTGATTGGCCGGGGCTGCCAAGGCAGACCGTGGCTGTTTGAGGAAATCGTGGCCGACCTGTGGGACCGGCCCGCCCCCACGCCTCCCAACCTCGGCCAGGTTTGCCGGGTGATTGAGCGCCACGCGGACCTGATGGTTCAGACCCTGGGGGAGGAACTGCGGGCCATGCGGGAGATGCGCAAACATCTGGGCTGGTACCTGCGCGGTTTCTCCGTTGGCGGTGCCACCCGGCAGCAGTTGGGACTGGTTTCCACCCGCGCGGAGCTGAGCACCATTTTGGCCACCCTAAACGCTGAGGAACCGTTTCCCGAGGTGGCGGCGGGCCCGCGGGGCCGGGCGGGCAAAGCCAAGCGCCCGCACCTACCTGATGGGTGGCTCTCCACCCGCACCGTCAGCGAGCAGGAGAAAGCCCTGCTCCACCTGGCTGAGGCCGATGGAGGTTCCGGTGGTTAA
- a CDS encoding type I 3-dehydroquinate dehydratase → MVNPISLGRAGVHPVQLGPGHLVVAVPVLASTSAEAYRQWCHAADRGADLVEWRLDPLLTSGEAERAFAVAPSWREQESCPVLVTVRTAAEGGDWSAVPGEYLDWVERAGTWADAVDIELATPAVGELVDRSHQQGARVVLSRHVLAGSVDPGELQATLEQMVTLGADVVKVAWQVQSRLDVDQILAAQRWAAETLPVPAVIIGMGPAGQATRRGQAARLSAFTFGVGAVESAPGQLSIAELRAADLALGDEGEPSRA, encoded by the coding sequence GTGGTTAATCCGATCAGTTTGGGGCGCGCAGGCGTCCACCCCGTGCAGTTGGGACCCGGCCACCTGGTGGTCGCGGTGCCGGTGCTGGCATCCACCTCCGCTGAAGCCTATCGGCAGTGGTGCCATGCCGCCGACCGGGGCGCCGACCTGGTGGAGTGGCGCCTGGATCCGCTGCTGACCTCCGGCGAGGCCGAGCGGGCCTTCGCGGTGGCTCCCAGCTGGCGCGAACAGGAGTCCTGTCCGGTGCTGGTGACCGTCCGCACTGCGGCGGAGGGGGGAGATTGGTCCGCCGTCCCGGGGGAGTACCTGGACTGGGTCGAGCGCGCCGGCACCTGGGCCGATGCGGTGGACATCGAGTTGGCTACCCCCGCGGTGGGGGAACTGGTTGACCGGTCCCACCAGCAGGGAGCCCGGGTGGTTCTGTCCCGCCACGTGCTGGCAGGTTCGGTCGACCCAGGGGAACTGCAGGCCACCTTGGAGCAGATGGTCACGCTGGGGGCGGACGTGGTCAAGGTCGCCTGGCAGGTGCAAAGCCGGCTTGACGTGGACCAGATCCTGGCGGCTCAGCGGTGGGCCGCGGAGACACTGCCGGTCCCAGCCGTGATCATTGGGATGGGCCCGGCCGGGCAGGCGACCCGACGCGGGCAGGCGGCGAGGCTCAGCGCCTTCACCTTCGGGGTGGGGGCGGTCGAAAGTGCCCCCGGGCAGCTGAGCATAGCGGAGCTTCGCGCTGCGGACCTGGCCTTGGGTGACGAGGGGGAGCCGAGCCGGGCGTAG
- the ftsY gene encoding signal recognition particle-docking protein FtsY, giving the protein MTSTPDLTTILLAVVAVIAVIVVAYLMVRAVRRRGQSGPAVPPTPTVSEAPETPEAEPERGPEEARGPPETQLETPVEAPEVPELERPEPAATRMQRLRARLARSGGIGNALLAVLSRGELKEADWEEIEDTLLVADVGLPAVEEIMAGLRTEMKVRGSVDPTEARQVLREQLLALVDPTMDRSLHLDRAGEDPAAILVVGVNGTGKTTTVGKMARLLRAEDKTVLLGAADTFRAAAAEQLTTWGDRVGVQVVRSDREGADPAAVAFEAVGRAKAEDLDVVLVDTAGRLQNKATLMDELGKVKRVMEKQAPVSEVLLVLDATTGQNGLRQAQVFAEAVGITGIVLTKLDGSAKGGIVISVQRELGVPVKLVGLGEGPDDLAPFDPDAFVDAILGQD; this is encoded by the coding sequence ATGACTTCAACCCCTGATTTGACGACAATTCTGCTGGCCGTCGTGGCGGTCATCGCGGTGATCGTGGTGGCCTACCTGATGGTTCGGGCGGTTCGACGCCGCGGGCAGTCCGGCCCGGCCGTCCCGCCCACCCCCACGGTGAGTGAGGCCCCGGAGACGCCGGAAGCCGAACCTGAGCGGGGACCGGAAGAGGCCCGAGGGCCGCCGGAGACCCAACTTGAAACCCCCGTCGAAGCCCCGGAAGTCCCCGAACTCGAGCGGCCGGAACCCGCGGCCACGCGGATGCAGCGCCTGCGGGCGCGCCTGGCGCGGTCGGGTGGCATCGGCAATGCTCTGCTGGCGGTCCTGTCCCGCGGAGAGCTGAAAGAGGCCGACTGGGAGGAAATCGAGGACACGCTACTGGTGGCCGACGTCGGGTTGCCGGCGGTAGAGGAAATCATGGCTGGCCTCCGCACCGAAATGAAGGTGCGCGGGTCGGTTGATCCCACCGAAGCTCGCCAGGTGCTGCGTGAGCAACTGCTGGCCCTGGTGGATCCGACCATGGATCGGTCGCTGCACCTAGATCGCGCCGGGGAAGACCCGGCGGCCATTCTGGTCGTCGGGGTCAACGGCACCGGCAAAACCACCACGGTCGGCAAGATGGCCCGCCTGCTGCGCGCCGAAGACAAGACGGTCCTGCTGGGGGCTGCCGACACTTTCCGGGCCGCCGCTGCCGAACAGCTGACCACCTGGGGTGACCGGGTGGGGGTCCAGGTGGTCCGATCTGACCGGGAGGGGGCAGACCCTGCCGCCGTCGCGTTCGAGGCGGTCGGCCGGGCCAAGGCCGAAGACCTGGACGTGGTCCTGGTGGACACCGCCGGGCGGCTGCAGAACAAAGCCACCCTGATGGATGAGCTGGGCAAGGTTAAGCGGGTGATGGAAAAGCAGGCCCCGGTCTCCGAGGTGCTGCTGGTGCTCGACGCCACCACCGGGCAAAACGGGCTGCGCCAAGCTCAGGTTTTTGCCGAGGCGGTAGGCATTACCGGGATCGTCCTGACCAAGTTGGACGGCTCGGCTAAAGGCGGGATTGTTATTTCCGTTCAGCGTGAGCTCGGGGTCCCGGTCAAACTGGTCGGGCTGGGGGAGGGTCCGGACGACCTGGCTCCCTTCGACCCCGACGCATTCGTCGACGCCATCTTGGGTCAAGACTAG
- the ffh gene encoding signal recognition particle protein: MFNNLSDRLSASFKRLRGKGVLSEADVDQTVAEIRRALLDADVALPVVRDFTARVREQAYGAARSEALNPGQQVVRIVNDELIEMLGGQTRELHFAQRGPTVFMLAGLQGAGKTTLAGKLGKWLRESGKSVLLVASDLQRPNAVTQLQIVGERAGVQVWAPEPGNGVGDPVQVARSGVNHAIENGIDVVIVDTAGRLGVDEEMMDQARRIRDAVEPHEVMFVLDAMVGQDAVQTATAFRDGVGFTGVVISKLDGDARGGAALSVRGVTGAPILFASTGEGLDDFERFHADRMAGRILDMGDILTLIEEAERKFDQAETEKMAQRAMSGELTLEDFLTQLQQMRKLGSMKKVLGMLPGMGQMRDQLENFDERDVSRVEAIVRSMTPAERADVKLLNGSRRQRIAAGSGTTVTEVNQLVKRFEGAKQMMKQMGSGGAPGMPNLQGLAGMGGPGKKTRARQQAQQAAARKKKIAKKARSGNPAKRRQQELEAMLPQDQRPETAAQPGAAFGLTQPAPAARPTMDDLPEDIRRLMGGR, translated from the coding sequence GTGTTCAATAATCTCTCAGATCGCCTCAGTGCCTCATTCAAACGCCTGCGCGGAAAAGGGGTGCTTAGCGAAGCCGACGTTGACCAGACCGTAGCTGAAATCCGTCGGGCCCTGCTGGACGCGGACGTGGCGCTGCCGGTCGTTCGCGACTTCACGGCGCGGGTGCGGGAACAGGCCTACGGGGCTGCTCGCTCAGAGGCGCTCAATCCGGGCCAGCAGGTCGTCCGGATCGTCAACGATGAACTGATTGAGATGCTCGGCGGTCAGACCCGCGAGCTTCACTTTGCCCAGCGCGGACCCACGGTGTTCATGCTGGCCGGCCTGCAGGGCGCCGGTAAGACCACCCTGGCTGGGAAGCTGGGGAAGTGGCTCCGGGAGTCGGGCAAATCCGTCCTCCTGGTGGCCTCCGACCTGCAGCGGCCAAACGCCGTCACCCAGCTACAGATCGTGGGTGAGCGCGCCGGGGTGCAGGTGTGGGCTCCGGAACCGGGCAACGGCGTGGGCGACCCGGTTCAGGTTGCCCGCTCCGGGGTGAACCACGCGATTGAGAACGGCATCGATGTGGTCATCGTCGACACGGCCGGGCGGCTGGGCGTCGATGAAGAGATGATGGACCAGGCCCGGAGGATCCGCGATGCGGTCGAACCGCACGAGGTCATGTTCGTGCTCGACGCCATGGTCGGCCAGGACGCCGTCCAGACAGCCACCGCGTTCCGGGACGGCGTCGGCTTCACCGGGGTGGTGATCTCGAAGCTCGACGGCGACGCTCGCGGCGGGGCGGCACTGTCGGTCCGCGGGGTCACCGGGGCTCCGATCCTGTTCGCCTCCACCGGTGAGGGGCTGGACGACTTCGAGCGGTTCCACGCCGACCGGATGGCCGGGCGCATCCTCGACATGGGTGACATCCTCACCCTGATTGAGGAAGCTGAACGCAAGTTTGACCAGGCCGAAACCGAGAAAATGGCCCAGCGGGCCATGTCCGGTGAGCTGACCCTCGAAGACTTCCTGACGCAGTTGCAGCAGATGCGAAAACTGGGCTCAATGAAGAAGGTGCTGGGGATGCTCCCCGGGATGGGCCAAATGCGGGACCAGCTAGAGAACTTTGATGAGCGGGACGTCTCCCGGGTTGAGGCCATCGTCCGGTCGATGACCCCGGCGGAGCGGGCCGACGTGAAGCTGCTGAACGGGTCGCGCCGCCAGCGGATCGCCGCCGGTTCGGGCACCACGGTGACCGAGGTCAACCAGTTGGTCAAACGCTTCGAAGGCGCCAAGCAGATGATGAAGCAGATGGGGTCGGGCGGGGCTCCGGGAATGCCGAACCTCCAGGGTCTGGCCGGCATGGGTGGACCCGGCAAGAAGACTCGGGCCCGCCAGCAAGCCCAACAGGCTGCCGCTCGGAAGAAGAAGATCGCCAAGAAGGCGCGCTCTGGAAATCCGGCCAAGCGGCGCCAGCAGGAACTCGAAGCAATGCTGCCCCAAGATCAACGTCCGGAAACTGCCGCCCAGCCGGGCGCCGCATTCGGACTCACCCAGCCGGCGCCAGCCGCTCGGCCGACCATGGATGACCTGCCGGAGGACATTCGCCGACTGATGGGTGGACGATGA
- a CDS encoding glycine--tRNA ligase — protein MANSSRLDAVISLAKRRGFVYPCGEIYGGTRSAWDYGPLGVELKENIKRQWWARNVREREDVVGLDSSIILPRQVWEASGHVQAFTDPLIECQTCHHRFRQDQLIEEFAEKNEVDEATVAMTEISCPDCGTRGNWTEPKAFSGLLKTYLGPVDDESGLHFLRPETAQGIFVNFSNVMTSARKKPPFGIAQIGKSFRNEITPGNFIFRTREFEQMELEFFVEPGTDEEWHQYWIDERLAWYTDLGINPEHLRLYEHPQEKLSHYSKRTVDIEYTFGFQGSLWGELEGIANRTGYDLGVHSEASGAKLDYFDQQANERWTPWVIEPSAGLTRSLMAFLVEAYQEDEAPNTKGGVDKRVVLRLDPRLAPVKVAVLPLSRKEELVGPAKELAASLRKLWNVEYDDAGAVGRRYRRQDEIGTPYCITYDFDSVEDQSVTIRDRDTMEQVRIPVPEVRAWLLDRLDVAR, from the coding sequence GTGGCTAATAGTTCTCGTTTGGACGCCGTTATCAGCCTTGCCAAGCGGCGGGGATTCGTCTATCCGTGTGGGGAAATCTACGGGGGAACCCGCTCCGCGTGGGATTACGGTCCGCTGGGGGTGGAGCTCAAAGAGAACATCAAACGCCAGTGGTGGGCCCGGAATGTGCGCGAACGCGAAGACGTGGTCGGGCTGGATTCCTCCATTATTTTGCCGCGCCAAGTCTGGGAAGCTTCCGGCCACGTGCAGGCGTTCACCGATCCGCTGATCGAATGCCAGACCTGCCATCACCGGTTCCGCCAGGACCAGCTGATCGAAGAGTTCGCCGAGAAGAACGAGGTGGATGAGGCCACGGTCGCGATGACGGAGATCTCCTGCCCCGACTGTGGCACCCGCGGCAACTGGACCGAACCGAAAGCGTTCTCCGGCCTGCTGAAGACCTACCTGGGGCCGGTCGATGACGAGTCCGGTTTGCACTTCCTGCGCCCGGAAACCGCCCAGGGCATCTTCGTCAACTTCTCCAACGTGATGACTTCGGCGCGGAAGAAGCCTCCGTTCGGCATTGCCCAGATCGGCAAGTCTTTCCGCAACGAGATTACCCCCGGCAACTTCATCTTCCGCACCCGTGAGTTTGAGCAGATGGAGCTGGAGTTCTTCGTTGAGCCCGGCACGGACGAAGAGTGGCACCAGTACTGGATCGACGAGCGCCTCGCCTGGTACACGGACCTGGGGATCAACCCGGAGCACCTGCGTCTGTACGAACACCCGCAAGAGAAGCTGTCCCACTACTCCAAGCGGACCGTCGACATTGAGTACACCTTCGGCTTCCAGGGTTCCCTCTGGGGCGAACTGGAGGGGATCGCCAACCGGACCGGCTACGACTTGGGCGTGCACTCGGAAGCTTCCGGGGCCAAGCTGGACTACTTTGACCAGCAGGCCAACGAGCGCTGGACCCCCTGGGTGATCGAGCCGTCGGCCGGGCTGACCCGCTCCCTGATGGCCTTCCTGGTGGAGGCCTACCAGGAGGACGAGGCGCCCAACACCAAGGGTGGGGTGGACAAGCGGGTGGTGCTTCGCCTCGACCCGCGCCTGGCTCCGGTGAAGGTGGCCGTGCTGCCGCTGTCGCGGAAGGAAGAGCTGGTGGGCCCGGCCAAGGAACTGGCGGCCTCCCTGCGTAAACTCTGGAACGTGGAGTACGACGACGCGGGTGCGGTCGGCCGGCGCTATCGCCGCCAGGACGAGATCGGCACCCCCTACTGCATCACCTACGACTTCGATTCCGTCGAGGATCAGTCGGTCACCATTCGTGACCGCGACACGATGGAGCAGGTCCGGATTCCCGTTCCCGAGGTGCGAGCTTGGCTGCTGGATCGCCTGGACGTGGCCCGCTAG